The Glycine soja cultivar W05 chromosome 6, ASM419377v2, whole genome shotgun sequence genome has a window encoding:
- the LOC114414309 gene encoding 40S ribosomal protein S3a-like, protein MAVGKNKRISKAKKGGKKKAADPFTKKDWYDIKAPSVFQVKNVGKTLVTRTQGTKTASDGLKHRVFEVSLADLQGDEDHAFKKIRLRAEDVQGKNVLTNFWGMSFTTDKLRSLVRKWQTLIEAHADVKTTDNYTLRMFCIGFTKRRSNQVKRTCYAQSSQVKQIRRKMTEIMVNQTTSCDLKEVVRKLIPEMIGKEIEKATSSIYPLQNVFIRKVKILKAPKFDLGKLMEC, encoded by the exons CGCTGATCCTTTTACCAAGAAGGATTGGTACGATATCAAGGCCCCTTCTGTGTTCCAGGTCAAGAATGTTGGCAAGACCCTCGTCACTCGTACTCAGGGCACCAAg ACTGCTTCGGATGGACTAAAACATCGAGTGTTTGAGGTCTCATTGGCTGATCTTCAAGGTGATGAGGACCATGCATTCAAGAAGATTCGTTTGAGAGCCGAGGATGTTCAAGGGAAGAATGTTTTGACCAACTTCTGG GGAATGAGTTTCACAACTGACAAGTTGAGGTCATTGGTGCGAAAATGGCAAACTTTAATTGAAGCTCATGCTGATGTGAAGACCACTGATAATTATACTTTGAGGATGTTCTGCATTGGGTTTACTAAGAGGCGTAGTAACCAGGTGAAGAGAACCTGTTATGCACAATCGAGCCAAGTTAAACAG ATTCGCAGGAAGATGACAGAGATAATGGTCAACCAGACAACATCCTGTGATTTGAAAGAAGTGGTCCGCAAGCTCATCCCTGAGATGATTGGAAAAGAGATTGAGAAGGCAACATCTAGTATCTATCCTCTACAGAATGTGTTCATTCGTAAAGTTAAGATCCTGAAAGCTCCAAAGTTTGATCTTGGGAAACTGATGGAG TGCTGA